A genomic region of Vitis vinifera cultivar Pinot Noir 40024 chromosome 7, ASM3070453v1 contains the following coding sequences:
- the LOC100240952 gene encoding blue copper protein, protein MALAKILAALLMVMALCEVSIAATVYHVGDSTGWTIGKVNYTLWSQTKDFVVGDTIIFEYSNQYHNVLQVTHDNFKSCNATAPIATFATGNDSITISKYGHFYYLCGIPGHCEAGQKVDIRVPHPPESPSLSPSPSPITSPSPSPITSPSPSPSPSPSPITSPSPSPSPKPWPSSPSPSPSAWPTPSSPPPSWGNSPAPAPYWGIAPAPAPSPASSLHVSMGLLGPSMAVLAFVVTAFAY, encoded by the exons ATGGCTCTCGCCAAGATTTTAGCGGCTCTCTTGATGGTCATGGCTCTGTGTGAGGTTTCTATTGCGGCTACTGTCTACCACGTGGGTGACTCTACTGGCTGGACCATCGGGAAAGTTAATTACACCCTGTGGTCTCAGACTAAGGACTTCGTCGTAGGAGACACCATTA TCTTTGAGTACAGCAATCAATATCATAATGTGCTGCAAGTGACTCACGACAATTTCAAGTCATGCAACGCAACAGCTCCGATCGCCACATTCGCCACCGGCAACGATTCAATCACCATCTCAAAATATGGCCACTTCTACTACCTCTGTGGGATCCCAGGCCACTGCGAAGCAGGACAGAAGGTTGACATCAGGGTTCCACACCCTCCTGAAAGTCCAAGTCTCAGTCCCAGCCCCAGTCCCATCACCAGCCCCAGCCCCAGTCCCATCACCAGCCCCAGTCCCAGTCCCAGTCCCAGCCCCAGTCCCATCACCAGCCCCAGCCCCAGCCCCAGTCCCAAACCATGGCCAAGTAGTCCGTCTCCATCTCCATCTGCCTGGCCAACACCAAGTTCCCCACCACCATCATGGGGAAATTCACCTGCCCCGGCACCATATTGGGGGATTGCACCTGCCCCGGCTCCAAGCCCTGCTTCATCTCTCCATGTTTCCATGGGGCTGCTTGGTCCTTCCATGGCGGTTCTTGCTTTTGTAGTCACTGCTTTTGCTTATTAA